A window of Mucilaginibacter paludis DSM 18603 contains these coding sequences:
- a CDS encoding IS110 family transposase encodes MSKAKKNKKKTLPQGGAGIKMKRFELIYPRSAGVDVGSMLMVVSYTDREGLSHVRPFDSFTDSLHELAALLKTAGVQEVGMEATGSYWMTLFTILEDFGMRVTLINPSHYRNVAQKTDVNDAQWLHQLLSYGMLRHSHIADEPYRELRQYIHGRDTCKDQKSDTLNRIQKNLTQMNVKFQHLISDIEGVAGMKLLRLIAAGATDPDTLLAQVNHALLKASPEDLLSSLKGDYRPHLVTMLRLNLEAFDFQKKQMLAYETYIEGTLQRLVHQKDDALTKPIEKKRAW; translated from the coding sequence ATGAGCAAAGCTAAGAAAAACAAGAAGAAAACCCTACCGCAAGGCGGTGCCGGGATCAAGATGAAACGTTTCGAGCTGATATATCCGCGTTCGGCAGGGGTCGATGTAGGCAGCATGCTGATGGTAGTCTCTTATACGGATAGAGAAGGATTGTCGCATGTGAGGCCATTTGACAGCTTTACCGATAGCCTTCATGAACTCGCTGCCCTGTTAAAAACAGCAGGCGTACAGGAAGTGGGGATGGAGGCCACAGGCAGTTACTGGATGACACTGTTCACTATCCTGGAGGATTTCGGCATGCGTGTCACCCTGATTAACCCTAGCCATTATCGTAACGTAGCTCAAAAAACAGATGTAAATGATGCTCAGTGGCTGCATCAACTCCTCTCTTACGGGATGCTGCGCCATTCCCATATCGCCGATGAGCCTTACCGTGAACTGCGGCAATATATTCATGGAAGGGACACCTGTAAGGATCAGAAAAGCGATACACTGAACCGGATACAAAAAAACCTCACCCAAATGAATGTGAAATTCCAGCACCTGATCAGTGATATAGAAGGGGTGGCTGGTATGAAATTGTTGCGCCTGATAGCCGCCGGGGCAACCGATCCTGATACGTTATTGGCCCAGGTCAATCATGCGCTATTGAAAGCCAGCCCTGAGGATCTGCTTAGTTCACTCAAAGGAGATTACCGACCTCATTTGGTCACGATGCTCCGATTGAACCTGGAGGCCTTCGACTTTCAAAAAAAACAGATGCTGGCTTACGAAACCTATATTGAAGGAACTCTTCAAAGGCTGGTGCATCAAAAGGATGATGCTTTGACCAAACCCATCGAAAAAAAAAGGGCTTGGTGA
- a CDS encoding transposase yields the protein MRKNQYHFNLKDYLLAILGVDLTEVDGLDEIGLLTILSVTGTDMSKWPTANQFASWLNLSPRQRITGGRVVGHEKRVTHNPASQAFRLAAFSLWQNKGPLGQQYRKLAGTRGKKKAIKAIARKLAVIFYHMVLKQQPYDPKKIAQDPEKQLARKIARLQKDAAKLGWTLQKVS from the coding sequence GTGAGGAAGAACCAATATCATTTCAATCTGAAGGATTATCTGCTGGCTATCCTGGGGGTTGACCTGACGGAGGTAGATGGGCTGGATGAGATCGGACTGCTCACGATACTCTCGGTCACAGGAACCGATATGAGTAAATGGCCTACAGCCAATCAATTCGCCAGTTGGCTGAACCTCTCTCCACGTCAAAGGATAACCGGCGGGCGGGTTGTAGGTCATGAAAAGCGGGTAACCCATAATCCTGCTTCGCAGGCATTCCGGCTAGCGGCATTCAGTTTATGGCAAAACAAAGGCCCTTTAGGCCAACAATACAGAAAGCTGGCAGGAACGCGGGGAAAGAAAAAAGCCATCAAGGCCATAGCCAGAAAGCTAGCCGTCATCTTTTACCATATGGTACTTAAACAACAGCCTTATGATCCGAAGAAAATAGCACAGGATCCAGAGAAACAATTGGCCAGGAAGATCGCGCGACTGCAAAAAGATGCAGCTAAATTAGGTTGGACACTCCAAAAAGTATCTTAA
- a CDS encoding TIR domain-containing protein, whose protein sequence is MSNHFKCFLSASYEANVTLVSEILEERQIEVFDLYEHAIGSSFQEILKRKLRQADFAIFVITPNNRNVLYEIGVCEGLGKEYFVIVDKKTEVPFYLENQLSLTANLEDKDFLGLAIDAFLQEWKSKKRKPTKTPAAKGKRTEAYNDVVLSC, encoded by the coding sequence ATGTCCAATCACTTTAAATGTTTTCTGTCGGCATCTTACGAAGCAAATGTTACCCTCGTAAGTGAAATTCTGGAGGAGCGGCAGATCGAGGTTTTTGATCTTTACGAACATGCTATCGGGTCGTCCTTTCAGGAAATATTAAAAAGAAAGCTGCGGCAGGCGGACTTTGCCATTTTCGTCATTACGCCGAACAATAGAAATGTACTTTACGAGATCGGTGTCTGCGAAGGCCTTGGCAAAGAATATTTCGTGATTGTGGACAAGAAAACAGAGGTGCCGTTTTACCTGGAGAACCAATTGTCGCTGACAGCCAACCTGGAGGATAAGGACTTCTTAGGTTTGGCGATCGACGCGTTTTTGCAGGAATGGAAAAGCAAGAAAAGAAAACCGACGAAAACGCCGGCGGCGAAAGGGAAGCGGACGGAAGCTTATAATGACGTGGTGCTAAGTTGTTGA
- a CDS encoding PD-(D/E)XK nuclease domain-containing protein, whose protein sequence is MNDLIPTISSLRKALSDLDQAHAQELVALSENLAAAKEFEIYFERLWVGGWARNDFNHYQNPNSQHQTIQVEADYFYEYIAKKAGVDVVALGSRITEITAGFRKFQKHLVTELSVIRDVEKFNNEVGILDKIGDFRWGFDSNTFIKTRIPNHMPVYDLGILSRGGLSVPSHIQVWGYLSSLQTQAVAPRNFNDMVVQLLRQLELKSPQRSGARTDYTEKILADIFENFHPFCTQLRNRHNSRAAFDLTDEYDVQDLIHAILRLHFKDVREEEYTPSYAGSSTRVDFLLKNEQIVIEVKKTRQGLADKQVGEQLILDAVHYANHPNCKGLICFVYDPESRIKNPRGLEEDIRKLSNDSMPVELFIRP, encoded by the coding sequence ATGAACGACCTGATCCCGACCATTAGCTCCCTGAGAAAAGCCCTTTCAGATCTTGACCAAGCGCACGCGCAGGAACTGGTGGCGCTGTCCGAAAACCTGGCCGCGGCAAAAGAGTTTGAAATTTACTTTGAACGTTTATGGGTCGGCGGCTGGGCGAGAAACGATTTTAACCACTATCAAAACCCGAATAGCCAGCATCAAACCATCCAGGTCGAAGCAGATTACTTTTACGAATACATTGCTAAGAAAGCAGGTGTTGACGTTGTCGCTCTGGGTAGCCGAATCACGGAGATCACCGCCGGTTTCAGGAAATTTCAAAAGCACCTGGTTACCGAGCTTTCCGTGATCCGGGATGTAGAAAAATTCAATAACGAGGTCGGCATCCTGGACAAGATCGGTGATTTCAGGTGGGGTTTTGACAGCAATACCTTTATCAAGACCCGGATACCCAACCATATGCCGGTCTATGACCTGGGGATATTGAGCCGCGGCGGGTTAAGCGTACCCTCGCATATCCAGGTCTGGGGATATCTTTCTTCCCTGCAAACACAGGCGGTGGCTCCGCGTAATTTTAACGACATGGTCGTCCAGTTACTGCGGCAGCTGGAACTGAAATCCCCCCAGCGATCCGGTGCCAGGACCGACTACACGGAAAAGATACTCGCTGATATTTTTGAGAACTTCCACCCGTTCTGTACACAGTTGCGTAACAGGCACAATAGCCGGGCGGCTTTTGACCTGACCGATGAATATGATGTGCAGGACCTGATCCATGCCATTCTCCGGCTGCACTTTAAGGATGTGCGGGAAGAAGAATATACGCCCTCTTATGCAGGGAGTTCGACCAGGGTTGACTTTTTATTAAAAAACGAACAAATCGTGATCGAGGTTAAAAAGACCCGCCAGGGCCTGGCCGATAAGCAGGTCGGTGAGCAACTGATCCTGGATGCGGTGCATTATGCTAATCATCCGAATTGCAAAGGGTTGATCTGTTTCGTTTATGACCCGGAAAGCAGGATCAAAAACCCCAGGGGACTCGAGGAGGACATCCGTAAACTTTCCAATGACAGCATGCCCGTAGAGTTATTTATCCGACCCTGA
- a CDS encoding competence protein CoiA, with the protein MEYALVNGVRVSASAGLQGSCPACGNAVIARCGKVKVHHWAHQHLPDCDIWSEPETPWHRAWKARFPEAWQEVPFTDPETGEIHRADVHTPGGVTLEFQHSPISVTELGSRNAFYKKLVWIVDAQRFQKNFEWRCHIPDPRSPLLDNFSIIGTGRYSMNVPENLMFFRNPAHDKDWDADRVLSFRDPELAEVKALMQRSGDLFRLFDWKWQNEAWLNSEAPVFLDFGTDQLYWLRSRKQHRHPGILYYLQVVSRQSFIEKYGGK; encoded by the coding sequence ATGGAATACGCATTGGTTAATGGGGTAAGGGTATCGGCAAGCGCCGGCCTGCAGGGCAGCTGCCCTGCCTGTGGGAATGCGGTCATTGCCCGCTGCGGCAAGGTCAAGGTACACCATTGGGCGCACCAGCATTTACCGGACTGCGATATCTGGTCTGAACCGGAAACCCCCTGGCACCGGGCATGGAAAGCCCGTTTCCCGGAAGCCTGGCAGGAAGTACCGTTCACCGACCCGGAAACCGGGGAGATCCACCGCGCAGACGTACACACCCCCGGCGGTGTTACCCTGGAATTCCAACATTCGCCCATCTCTGTGACCGAGCTGGGCAGCCGCAACGCCTTCTACAAAAAGCTGGTCTGGATCGTGGATGCCCAACGCTTTCAAAAGAATTTTGAATGGCGCTGCCATATTCCCGACCCGCGGTCACCGCTGCTGGATAATTTCAGCATCATCGGGACCGGCCGCTATTCGATGAACGTGCCGGAGAACCTGATGTTCTTCCGCAACCCGGCCCACGACAAGGATTGGGACGCGGACCGGGTACTCAGTTTCCGGGATCCGGAACTGGCAGAGGTCAAAGCGCTCATGCAGCGATCCGGGGATCTTTTCCGGCTGTTTGACTGGAAATGGCAGAACGAGGCCTGGCTGAACTCGGAAGCTCCGGTTTTCCTGGACTTTGGTACGGACCAGCTGTACTGGCTACGCTCGCGCAAGCAGCACCGCCACCCGGGTATCCTCTACTATTTGCAGGTCGTATCCAGGCAGTCCTTTATTGAGAAATATGGCGGCAAATGA
- a CDS encoding DUF4365 domain-containing protein — protein MSFFELPNVDRYSKFSEQSETSLKRSLNQLNNLICRTDVPDKGCDFDAELIDSASNATNRRFGIQLKSIENPVIVAGKEYISYPFETSRLAYLLNRPIGTGLIVLHDVQQDRCFFDFADAVYKRLAEERPNDDWHMNDKVNIRIPVDQLLDDEKAARIHAYFTQRFKSAELILNSYGARYNYTTIAKPGQPTYDVRNPDDIKRLLLAHGMSFLQDYHDLPLLYQMITQITNQEIVADKHLLIIAAVVYGEVGKYAEAHFYMAKVKRRSDLTADELLVTHYSDLKTRLTLDEISTADFLTAIKALKAKASSAQNLVMLEINISYYELVNTPLGVPVPPKAGQTIAELFTRIQQLEVKPGTRKLLEIWNAENLLLLINLYRKEHYRALFVREWSKIPGMTDQQNVQDVAIKTLETVLFATLDRLFKAGETENDKLLMASVIDLRAKAVLGHDLDLVGNYPMLQHIKPHENGIYRNHIELIWGATNLFSELGYQQHAYAALCYGLELLKIGRMHYHYQLDFNDQELEAARQKLETALELDPYQYHYDQLLLKHQEVAKEMNERPMYHCEDMDDEDIAQSAKGLLATLNLTPQYLPVLIREVETWRLFYLRCDPERVELIQQRTGAASPEEFYGQEHRYALRNKLTNIISPYSADVDQLLKSWGY, from the coding sequence ATGAGTTTTTTCGAACTTCCCAATGTAGACCGCTATTCTAAATTCAGTGAACAGTCCGAGACCAGTTTAAAACGTTCGCTGAACCAACTGAACAATTTGATATGCCGGACGGATGTACCCGATAAAGGCTGTGATTTTGATGCAGAACTGATCGACAGCGCAAGTAACGCGACCAACAGGCGGTTTGGCATCCAGTTAAAAAGCATTGAAAACCCGGTCATCGTCGCCGGTAAGGAATATATTTCCTATCCCTTTGAAACTTCCCGGCTGGCCTACCTGCTGAACCGGCCCATCGGCACGGGGCTGATCGTGCTGCATGATGTACAGCAAGACCGCTGTTTCTTTGATTTCGCAGATGCTGTCTATAAACGGTTGGCAGAGGAACGGCCGAACGACGACTGGCACATGAACGATAAGGTGAATATCCGCATCCCGGTCGATCAGCTGCTGGACGACGAAAAGGCCGCCCGAATACATGCTTATTTTACCCAACGCTTCAAAAGCGCGGAGCTCATCCTGAACTCTTACGGGGCACGATACAATTACACCACGATCGCCAAACCCGGCCAGCCAACTTACGATGTCCGTAACCCGGATGATATCAAGCGCCTGCTGCTGGCGCATGGGATGTCCTTTCTCCAGGATTATCATGATCTGCCGCTGCTCTACCAAATGATCACGCAGATCACTAACCAGGAGATCGTTGCCGATAAACATTTATTGATCATCGCCGCTGTCGTCTATGGCGAGGTCGGCAAATACGCTGAGGCTCATTTTTATATGGCTAAGGTAAAAAGGCGCAGCGACCTGACAGCAGATGAATTGCTGGTTACCCACTATAGCGACCTCAAAACACGCCTGACCCTTGATGAGATCAGCACTGCTGATTTTTTGACCGCTATAAAAGCGCTGAAAGCCAAGGCCAGTTCCGCGCAAAACCTGGTCATGCTGGAGATCAATATTTCCTATTACGAATTGGTAAATACCCCGTTAGGGGTGCCGGTCCCGCCGAAGGCCGGCCAAACCATCGCGGAATTATTTACACGCATTCAGCAGCTCGAGGTCAAGCCCGGCACCAGGAAACTCCTGGAGATATGGAACGCGGAGAATTTATTGCTGCTGATCAATCTTTATCGGAAAGAACATTACCGGGCGCTTTTCGTCCGCGAGTGGTCAAAAATACCCGGGATGACCGATCAGCAAAACGTACAGGATGTCGCGATCAAAACCCTGGAAACCGTTTTATTCGCTACCCTCGACCGTTTGTTCAAAGCCGGCGAAACCGAAAACGATAAACTGTTAATGGCCTCGGTCATCGACCTGCGGGCCAAAGCTGTGCTCGGTCATGACCTGGACCTGGTCGGTAATTACCCCATGCTGCAGCACATCAAGCCGCATGAGAACGGTATTTACCGGAATCATATCGAACTGATATGGGGAGCGACCAATCTTTTTTCTGAGCTGGGCTATCAGCAGCATGCGTACGCCGCTTTGTGTTATGGCCTGGAACTGCTGAAGATCGGTCGGATGCATTACCATTACCAGCTTGATTTTAACGATCAGGAACTGGAAGCCGCCAGACAAAAACTGGAAACAGCGCTGGAACTGGACCCCTACCAATATCATTACGATCAGTTACTGCTTAAGCACCAGGAAGTGGCAAAGGAAATGAACGAGCGGCCCATGTATCATTGCGAGGATATGGATGATGAGGACATCGCCCAAAGCGCCAAAGGCCTCCTGGCTACCTTGAATTTAACACCGCAATACCTGCCGGTCCTGATCAGGGAAGTGGAAACCTGGCGGCTGTTTTACCTGCGCTGCGACCCGGAAAGGGTCGAGCTGATCCAGCAACGCACCGGCGCGGCATCACCGGAAGAATTCTACGGACAGGAACACCGTTATGCACTGCGGAATAAACTGACCAATATCATTTCCCCATATTCTGCGGACGTGGACCAGTTATTAAAAAGCTGGGGGTATTGA
- a CDS encoding Lrp/AsnC family transcriptional regulator: MVNFPTTNNKAVQVIKPLDDIDRRILSLLQKDAEMTDKEIGDKLSRSITAIRSRIKRLKEEGYIHRYTVLLDPAKIGRGLLAYTQITLSKHSQKGLTDFQQQVVLLPEVTECYHMNGTYDFLLRIAIRDMEEYNKVLMAKLSRLKNVRTMHTFFVMSELKYETAFELS; the protein is encoded by the coding sequence ATGGTGAACTTCCCGACAACGAACAACAAAGCGGTACAGGTGATCAAACCCCTTGATGATATCGACCGCAGGATATTAAGCTTGCTGCAAAAAGATGCAGAAATGACGGATAAAGAGATCGGCGACAAGCTCAGCCGCAGTATTACGGCCATCCGTTCCCGGATCAAACGGTTAAAAGAAGAAGGTTATATCCACAGGTATACGGTATTGCTTGACCCGGCCAAGATCGGGCGCGGCCTGCTCGCTTATACCCAGATCACGCTGAGCAAGCACAGCCAAAAAGGGCTTACGGATTTCCAGCAACAAGTGGTGCTGTTACCCGAGGTCACCGAATGTTACCACATGAACGGCACCTATGATTTCCTGTTGCGGATCGCGATCCGGGATATGGAGGAATACAACAAGGTGCTGATGGCCAAACTTTCCCGCTTAAAGAACGTCCGGACCATGCATACTTTTTTTGTCATGTCAGAACTGAAATATGAAACGGCGTTCGAACTGAGTTGA
- the serC gene encoding 3-phosphoserine/phosphohydroxythreonine transaminase codes for MSKTSKHNFGAGPCILPQTVLKQAADAVEHWDKAGLSILEISHRSPEFEAVIRNTEALVRELLDVPEDYSVLFLQGGASLQFCMVPMNFSQGSPKTAVYLDGGYFGQKAIKEAKLFGKVETIDWKQSKTYTIPGSAAYFHCTSNNTIEGTEMFSFPETPVPVICDMSSDIFSRKIDVSRFALIYAGAQKNMGPAGMTLVIAKNTFLDSVKHPLPSMLDYRVYRDNGSLYNTPPVFAIYTAMLNLQWLKKKGGVNLIARENLCKAQALYDEIDRNPLFEGLAPAADRSLMNVTFKIRNEALEPHFLDFAARRGLVGIRGYRTVGGFRASLYNALPYESVTALVNALRDFSNDQALEI; via the coding sequence ATGAGCAAAACCAGCAAGCATAACTTCGGGGCGGGGCCCTGCATTTTACCGCAAACCGTCTTAAAACAAGCCGCCGATGCCGTGGAGCATTGGGACAAGGCCGGTTTATCCATTTTAGAGATATCGCACCGTTCGCCTGAATTTGAAGCAGTGATCCGAAACACGGAAGCACTGGTACGCGAACTGCTGGACGTGCCCGAAGATTACAGCGTCCTGTTCTTACAGGGTGGGGCGAGCCTGCAGTTCTGTATGGTACCTATGAATTTTTCACAAGGCAGCCCAAAAACAGCGGTTTACCTGGACGGGGGATACTTCGGGCAAAAGGCCATCAAAGAAGCAAAGCTGTTCGGTAAAGTGGAAACCATCGACTGGAAACAAAGCAAAACCTATACTATACCCGGTTCAGCAGCCTATTTCCACTGCACCAGCAACAATACCATCGAAGGCACGGAAATGTTCAGTTTCCCGGAAACCCCGGTGCCGGTCATCTGCGACATGTCCTCCGATATTTTTTCGCGGAAGATCGATGTCAGCCGCTTCGCCCTGATCTATGCCGGCGCGCAAAAGAACATGGGCCCGGCGGGCATGACCCTGGTCATCGCCAAAAACACTTTCCTGGACAGCGTCAAGCATCCGCTTCCTTCCATGCTGGATTACCGCGTGTATCGGGACAACGGCTCCCTATACAATACACCGCCCGTATTCGCCATCTATACCGCCATGCTCAACCTGCAATGGCTGAAAAAGAAAGGCGGCGTCAACCTGATCGCCCGGGAGAACCTATGCAAAGCGCAGGCCCTGTACGATGAGATCGACCGCAACCCGCTGTTTGAAGGACTTGCCCCGGCAGCCGACCGATCCCTGATGAATGTGACCTTCAAGATCCGGAACGAAGCACTTGAACCGCATTTTTTGGATTTCGCGGCCCGGCGTGGCCTGGTCGGCATCCGCGGCTACCGTACCGTCGGCGGTTTCCGGGCCTCCCTGTACAACGCCCTGCCCTATGAGAGTGTGACCGCGCTGGTGAATGCCCTGCGTGATTTTTCCAACGACCAGGCCCTGGAGATCTGA
- a CDS encoding DUF1015 family protein: MAAIKPFRAIRPNPVFADQLVLTKPQTASVAGEVLPPLKTLLETGARLRPETQAGQAEAFAAINGTLRHLLENGTLLQDEQPGIYVYEVESPACKQTGIWAVTDRSNYTNGTIRTHELTFGDSVRRLTNYRLATGLEGSPVLLAYAPDPTINRLIAQAKSGPHSTLGNHLGLHRLWKIEAPDLVRQLVKAFEKVGPVYLADGHHRFESAAQTPFPDISSLYLSTDELRIREYDRVVLPEVPAAPGALLQQLMRHFDLLGEGSDRSIQPREPHRFGLFLGGTWYHLLARPHTYQDQSPGRATDAAILQQYVLAPVFGIKDPKTDPRLKCLGGEQALPEINALLDAHPGAIAFTLCPLAVSELTAVADAGEVLPPKSSWIDPKIPYGLLMNHHKPTI, from the coding sequence ATGGCGGCGATCAAACCCTTCCGGGCGATACGCCCGAACCCCGTTTTCGCCGACCAGTTGGTCCTGACCAAGCCACAGACCGCTTCGGTGGCCGGCGAGGTGTTACCGCCCCTGAAGACCCTGCTGGAAACCGGCGCGCGGCTGCGCCCCGAAACACAGGCCGGACAGGCCGAAGCCTTCGCCGCGATCAACGGAACGCTGCGCCACTTATTGGAAAACGGCACCCTCTTGCAAGATGAACAGCCCGGTATCTACGTCTACGAAGTGGAAAGCCCTGCCTGTAAACAAACCGGCATCTGGGCGGTCACCGACCGTTCTAACTATACCAACGGCACCATCAGGACACACGAACTGACCTTTGGCGACAGCGTGCGGCGTTTAACAAATTACCGGTTAGCCACCGGACTGGAAGGCAGCCCTGTCTTACTCGCTTACGCCCCGGACCCCACTATCAACCGGCTCATCGCACAAGCCAAAAGCGGGCCGCATTCGACTTTAGGTAATCATTTGGGTCTGCACCGCCTCTGGAAGATCGAAGCGCCGGACCTGGTGCGACAATTGGTCAAAGCATTTGAAAAAGTCGGGCCGGTTTACCTCGCCGACGGGCATCACCGATTCGAATCGGCCGCGCAAACACCCTTCCCGGATATCTCTTCCCTGTATCTTTCCACTGACGAACTCAGGATCCGGGAATATGACCGCGTCGTGCTCCCCGAAGTTCCGGCAGCACCCGGCGCCCTGCTCCAGCAACTGATGCGGCATTTTGACCTGCTGGGCGAGGGAAGCGACCGGAGCATCCAGCCACGGGAACCGCACCGCTTTGGCCTCTTCCTCGGCGGCACCTGGTACCATTTGCTGGCCAGACCCCATACCTACCAGGATCAAAGCCCCGGCAGAGCCACTGATGCCGCGATCTTACAGCAATACGTCCTCGCCCCGGTATTCGGTATCAAGGACCCGAAGACCGATCCCCGGCTCAAATGCCTGGGCGGCGAGCAGGCGCTCCCCGAGATCAACGCCCTGCTGGACGCCCACCCGGGAGCCATCGCTTTTACGCTTTGCCCCCTGGCGGTCAGCGAACTGACCGCCGTCGCCGATGCCGGCGAAGTACTCCCGCCGAAATCGAGCTGGATCGACCCCAAAATACCTTACGGCTTACTGATGAACCACCATAAACCAACGATATGA
- a CDS encoding NAD-dependent epimerase/dehydratase family protein, protein MKPVKILVIGALGQLGTELTAALRKQHGSHAVIAADRHTQDTVQGPYVQLDVLNFGALADLVRREKVTQIYLLAAMLSASGEQNIHAAWELNMQGLIHVLKIAAAQRLDKVFWPSSIAVFGPGSPKHLCPQDTFIQPNTIYGISKRSGEYWCNYYFEKHGVDVRSLRYPGLISHSTPPGGGTTDYAVDIFYKALDGQTFRCFLKEDTCLPMMYMPDAVRATLELMEAPKEQVRVRTSYNLAAMSFSPCDLAAAIRERLPAFDIQYEPDYRQAIADSWPASIQDASARQDWGWKPGYDLNAMVTEMLQQLQERRQTPAPPVQTHHDQDQYVFTKLSEP, encoded by the coding sequence ATGAAACCTGTCAAAATTTTAGTGATCGGCGCGCTCGGGCAATTGGGTACCGAACTGACGGCCGCGCTACGCAAACAACACGGCAGCCATGCCGTCATCGCCGCTGACCGCCATACCCAGGACACCGTCCAGGGGCCGTATGTACAACTGGACGTGCTGAATTTCGGGGCGCTGGCCGATCTGGTCCGCCGGGAAAAGGTCACCCAGATCTACCTGCTGGCCGCCATGCTCTCGGCCAGCGGGGAACAAAACATCCACGCGGCCTGGGAACTGAACATGCAAGGCCTGATCCACGTCCTGAAGATCGCCGCCGCCCAGCGCCTGGACAAAGTCTTCTGGCCGAGCAGCATTGCCGTCTTCGGCCCGGGCTCCCCCAAACACCTCTGCCCGCAGGATACCTTCATCCAGCCGAATACCATTTACGGCATCAGCAAACGCTCGGGTGAATACTGGTGCAACTATTACTTTGAAAAACACGGCGTCGATGTCCGCAGCCTGCGCTACCCGGGCCTGATCTCCCACAGTACACCCCCCGGGGGCGGTACGACCGACTACGCGGTGGATATCTTTTACAAAGCGCTGGACGGGCAAACCTTCCGCTGTTTCCTGAAAGAAGATACCTGTCTGCCCATGATGTATATGCCCGACGCCGTCAGGGCCACCCTGGAACTGATGGAGGCGCCGAAAGAACAGGTCCGGGTGCGGACTTCCTATAACCTGGCCGCCATGAGCTTTTCGCCCTGCGACCTGGCCGCCGCCATCCGGGAGCGCTTACCGGCTTTTGACATCCAATACGAACCGGATTACCGGCAGGCCATCGCCGACAGCTGGCCCGCCAGTATCCAGGACGCTTCCGCCCGGCAGGACTGGGGCTGGAAACCCGGTTATGACCTCAACGCGATGGTGACCGAGATGCTGCAGCAATTGCAGGAACGGCGGCAAACCCCAGCGCCCCCCGTTCAAACCCATCATGACCAGGACCAGTACGTATTTACCAAACTCAGCGAACCATGA
- a CDS encoding sigma-70 family RNA polymerase sigma factor produces MRQLQITPSFTNRDSQSLETYLNELGRTDLLSAEEEVVLAQKIRLGDQAALDRLTKTNLRFVVSVAKKYQHQGLPLSDLISEGNVGLMKAAKKFDETKGFKFISYAVWWIRQCILSAIAEHSRMIRLPMNQVGDITKMNKALALLEQQMERQPTTNELAEYLETSEDKVSDALYFATRTASYDAPFRTEDENNLLDVLPGNEQATDHELMVLSNQQEVRQLLSTLTSRDQEVIRWTFGLDGKTALPPIDIAPLLGISAERVRQIRNQALQTLREQAATTTFQHHS; encoded by the coding sequence ATGAGACAGCTCCAGATCACGCCCTCCTTTACCAACCGCGACAGCCAGTCGCTGGAAACCTACCTGAACGAACTCGGCAGGACAGACCTCCTCAGCGCGGAAGAGGAGGTCGTCCTGGCCCAAAAGATCCGGCTCGGCGATCAGGCCGCACTGGACCGCCTGACCAAAACCAACCTGCGTTTTGTCGTATCGGTCGCTAAAAAGTACCAGCACCAGGGCCTGCCCTTATCCGACCTGATCAGCGAAGGCAACGTCGGCCTGATGAAAGCCGCCAAAAAATTCGATGAGACCAAAGGGTTCAAGTTCATCTCCTACGCCGTCTGGTGGATCAGGCAATGTATCTTATCCGCCATCGCCGAACATTCCCGCATGATCCGCCTGCCCATGAACCAGGTCGGGGACATCACCAAAATGAATAAAGCCCTGGCCCTGCTGGAGCAACAGATGGAAAGACAGCCCACCACGAATGAACTGGCGGAATACCTGGAAACGAGCGAAGATAAGGTCAGCGACGCCCTTTATTTCGCGACCCGGACCGCCTCTTACGACGCGCCATTCCGTACCGAAGACGAAAACAACCTGCTGGATGTCCTGCCCGGCAACGAACAGGCGACCGACCATGAACTGATGGTCCTTTCCAACCAACAAGAAGTCCGCCAATTATTGAGCACGCTTACTTCCCGGGACCAGGAAGTGATCCGCTGGACCTTCGGCCTCGACGGGAAAACCGCCCTGCCGCCCATCGATATCGCCCCGCTGCTGGGGATCAGCGCGGAACGCGTGCGGCAGATCCGCAACCAGGCCCTGCAAACCCTCCGCGAACAGGCCGCCACCACCACATTTCAACACCATAGCTAA